Proteins from one Apis cerana isolate GH-2021 linkage group LG11, AcerK_1.0, whole genome shotgun sequence genomic window:
- the LOC108002350 gene encoding CYFIP-related Rac1 interactor B isoform X3, whose translation MGKLLSLLARDESTCCTPQKYDVFLDFENAQPSDIERETFEAVQRVLKNSESILEEIQCYKGAGKEIREAISAPTEECQRKAYLTVAPLVAKLKRFYEFSLELEKVVPKILGQLCSGNLSPTQHLETQQALVKQLAEILEFVLKFDEHKMKTPAIQNDFSYYRRTLTRASLARQESAEKDLVVGNELANRMSLFYAHATPMLRVLSHATITFLMDNEDVARENITETLGTMAKVCLRMLENPNLLAQFQREETQLFVLRVMVGLVILYDHVHPQGAFVKGSNVDVKGCVKLLKDQPPCKSEGLLNALRYTTKHLNEENTPKNIKNLLAA comes from the exons ATGGGCAAGCTTTTGAGCCTTTTGGCTCGAGATGAGTCTACCTGTTGCACGCCTCAAAAGTACGACGTCTTTTTGGATTTCGAAA atgcaCAACCTTCCGATATAGAACGGGAAACCTTTGAAGCGGTGCAAagagttttgaaaaattcagaatCTATTTTAGAGGAGATTCAATGCTACAAAGGTGCAGGAAAAGAAATCAGGGAGGCGATTTCGGCTCCCACGGAAGAGTGTCAACGAAAAGCTTACCTGACTGTTGCACCTCTAGTCGCCAAGCTGAAAAGATTCTATGAATTTTCATTGGAACTTG AGAAGGTAGTACCAAAAATCTTAGGCCAACTGTGCTCCGGTAATCTCTCCCCGACCCAACATCTCGAGACTCAACAGGCTTTGGTGAAACAGCTGGCGGAAATTCTGGAATTCGTCTTGAAATTTGACGAGCACAAAATGAAGACACCCGCcattcaaaatgattttagTTATTACAGAAGAACGTTGACCAGAGCATCCCTGGCGCGACAAGAAAGCGCTGAAAAGGACCTCGTGGTCGGGAACGAGCTCGCCAACCGAATGTCCTTGTTCTACGCCCACGCGACACCCATGCTTCGTGTTCTGAGTCACGCGACCATTACTTTCTTGATGGAC AACGAAGATGTAGCACGTGAAAATATTACTGAAACTCTTGGCACCATGGCCAAAGTTTGTCTGCGCATGTTAGAAAATCC GAATTTATTGGCGCAATTCCAACGAGAAGAAACTCAACTCTTTGTTCTGAGAGTGATGGTAGGGTTAGTGATCCTTTATGATCATGTTCATCCCCAAGGTGCCTTTGTTAAGGGTTCGAATGTCGAT GTTAAAGGCTGTGTAAAGCTATTGAAGGATCAACCACCTTGCAAAAGCGAGGGTCTTTTGAATGCTCTTCGCTACACCACCAAACACCTGAACGAGGAGAATACAccgaaaaatatcaagaacCTTCTAGCAGCATGA
- the LOC108002350 gene encoding CYFIP-related Rac1 interactor B isoform X2 encodes MFCLLALRRKVDAFRVVNNTVKRNLRPKMGKLLSLLARDESTCCTPQKYDVFLDFENAQPSDIERETFEAVQRVLKNSESILEEIQCYKGAGKEIREAISAPTEECQRKAYLTVAPLVAKLKRFYEFSLELEKVVPKILGQLCSGNLSPTQHLETQQALVKQLAEILEFVLKFDEHKMKTPAIQNDFSYYRRTLTRASLARQESAEKDLVVGNELANRMSLFYAHATPMLRVLSHATITFLMDNEDVARENITETLGTMAKVCLRMLENPNLLAQFQREETQLFVLRVMVGLVILYDHVHPQGAFVKGSNVDVKGCVKLLKDQPPCKSEGLLNALRYTTKHLNEENTPKNIKNLLAA; translated from the exons ATGCCTTTCGTGTTGTAAATAATACTGTGAAAAGAAACCTCAGACCGAAGATGGGCAAGCTTTTGAGCCTTTTGGCTCGAGATGAGTCTACCTGTTGCACGCCTCAAAAGTACGACGTCTTTTTGGATTTCGAAA atgcaCAACCTTCCGATATAGAACGGGAAACCTTTGAAGCGGTGCAAagagttttgaaaaattcagaatCTATTTTAGAGGAGATTCAATGCTACAAAGGTGCAGGAAAAGAAATCAGGGAGGCGATTTCGGCTCCCACGGAAGAGTGTCAACGAAAAGCTTACCTGACTGTTGCACCTCTAGTCGCCAAGCTGAAAAGATTCTATGAATTTTCATTGGAACTTG AGAAGGTAGTACCAAAAATCTTAGGCCAACTGTGCTCCGGTAATCTCTCCCCGACCCAACATCTCGAGACTCAACAGGCTTTGGTGAAACAGCTGGCGGAAATTCTGGAATTCGTCTTGAAATTTGACGAGCACAAAATGAAGACACCCGCcattcaaaatgattttagTTATTACAGAAGAACGTTGACCAGAGCATCCCTGGCGCGACAAGAAAGCGCTGAAAAGGACCTCGTGGTCGGGAACGAGCTCGCCAACCGAATGTCCTTGTTCTACGCCCACGCGACACCCATGCTTCGTGTTCTGAGTCACGCGACCATTACTTTCTTGATGGAC AACGAAGATGTAGCACGTGAAAATATTACTGAAACTCTTGGCACCATGGCCAAAGTTTGTCTGCGCATGTTAGAAAATCC GAATTTATTGGCGCAATTCCAACGAGAAGAAACTCAACTCTTTGTTCTGAGAGTGATGGTAGGGTTAGTGATCCTTTATGATCATGTTCATCCCCAAGGTGCCTTTGTTAAGGGTTCGAATGTCGAT GTTAAAGGCTGTGTAAAGCTATTGAAGGATCAACCACCTTGCAAAAGCGAGGGTCTTTTGAATGCTCTTCGCTACACCACCAAACACCTGAACGAGGAGAATACAccgaaaaatatcaagaacCTTCTAGCAGCATGA
- the LOC108002350 gene encoding CYFIP-related Rac1 interactor B isoform X1: MTVVALGSRILVDHPRPSTCTCQRHVFAFSNTTTPTLLHDAFRVVNNTVKRNLRPKMGKLLSLLARDESTCCTPQKYDVFLDFENAQPSDIERETFEAVQRVLKNSESILEEIQCYKGAGKEIREAISAPTEECQRKAYLTVAPLVAKLKRFYEFSLELEKVVPKILGQLCSGNLSPTQHLETQQALVKQLAEILEFVLKFDEHKMKTPAIQNDFSYYRRTLTRASLARQESAEKDLVVGNELANRMSLFYAHATPMLRVLSHATITFLMDNEDVARENITETLGTMAKVCLRMLENPNLLAQFQREETQLFVLRVMVGLVILYDHVHPQGAFVKGSNVDVKGCVKLLKDQPPCKSEGLLNALRYTTKHLNEENTPKNIKNLLAA; encoded by the exons ATGACAGTTGTTGCACTCGGTTCGCGTATACTTGTTGACCATCCCCGGCCTTCGACGTGCACCTGTCAGCGTCATGTATTCGCGTTCTCGAATACGACCACGCCGACTCTTCTCCACG ATGCCTTTCGTGTTGTAAATAATACTGTGAAAAGAAACCTCAGACCGAAGATGGGCAAGCTTTTGAGCCTTTTGGCTCGAGATGAGTCTACCTGTTGCACGCCTCAAAAGTACGACGTCTTTTTGGATTTCGAAA atgcaCAACCTTCCGATATAGAACGGGAAACCTTTGAAGCGGTGCAAagagttttgaaaaattcagaatCTATTTTAGAGGAGATTCAATGCTACAAAGGTGCAGGAAAAGAAATCAGGGAGGCGATTTCGGCTCCCACGGAAGAGTGTCAACGAAAAGCTTACCTGACTGTTGCACCTCTAGTCGCCAAGCTGAAAAGATTCTATGAATTTTCATTGGAACTTG AGAAGGTAGTACCAAAAATCTTAGGCCAACTGTGCTCCGGTAATCTCTCCCCGACCCAACATCTCGAGACTCAACAGGCTTTGGTGAAACAGCTGGCGGAAATTCTGGAATTCGTCTTGAAATTTGACGAGCACAAAATGAAGACACCCGCcattcaaaatgattttagTTATTACAGAAGAACGTTGACCAGAGCATCCCTGGCGCGACAAGAAAGCGCTGAAAAGGACCTCGTGGTCGGGAACGAGCTCGCCAACCGAATGTCCTTGTTCTACGCCCACGCGACACCCATGCTTCGTGTTCTGAGTCACGCGACCATTACTTTCTTGATGGAC AACGAAGATGTAGCACGTGAAAATATTACTGAAACTCTTGGCACCATGGCCAAAGTTTGTCTGCGCATGTTAGAAAATCC GAATTTATTGGCGCAATTCCAACGAGAAGAAACTCAACTCTTTGTTCTGAGAGTGATGGTAGGGTTAGTGATCCTTTATGATCATGTTCATCCCCAAGGTGCCTTTGTTAAGGGTTCGAATGTCGAT GTTAAAGGCTGTGTAAAGCTATTGAAGGATCAACCACCTTGCAAAAGCGAGGGTCTTTTGAATGCTCTTCGCTACACCACCAAACACCTGAACGAGGAGAATACAccgaaaaatatcaagaacCTTCTAGCAGCATGA